A DNA window from Labrus mixtus chromosome 4, fLabMix1.1, whole genome shotgun sequence contains the following coding sequences:
- the kbtbd4 gene encoding kelch repeat and BTB domain-containing protein 4 has product MESSEDGGLSAGGSVGEENYFLGYTFTDRSHSSRVVKSIMDLCLEDGLFADVTINVDGKEFHLHRLVLSAQSSFFRSMFTSNLKESHNRSIELKDVSATVFQLLIDYIYHGTIKLRVEELQDTYEMADMYQLTALFEECSRFLSRTVEVKNCLQVMWLADRHSDQELYTAAKHCAKIHLTQLHQTEEFQNMPLCLLLDIIKDGVPSSQNPTMAIESWINHNKVEREEFSCILQENLKEIGENVHIYLIGKEEARTHSLAVSLHCDEDDAISVSGQNSLCHQITAACKHGGDLYVVGGSIPRRMWKCNMHTMDWERCAPLPRDRLHHTMVSVSSEDAIYSLGGKTLQDTLSNAVIFYTVKDNMWTETSQLDTAVSGAAGVNLGGTIYLLGGEENDMDFFTKPSRLIQCFDTASQKCQIKPYMLPFAGCMHAAVHMDVIFIVAEGDSLVCYNPLLESFTRLRFPEVWSCVPSLWKVASCNGCIYVFRDKCKKGDANTLKFNPATSVVSVIRGIKILLTNWQFVLA; this is encoded by the exons ATGGAGTCCAGCGAGGATGGGGGCCTCAGTGCTGGGGGCTCAGTGGGAGAGGAGAACTACTTCCTGGGTTACACATTCACCGACCGATCCCACTCCAGCCGTGTGGTGAAGAGCATCATGGACCTGTGTCTGGAGGATGGCCTGTTCGCCGATGTCACCATCAACGTTGACGGCAAAGAGTTTCACCTGCACAGGCTGGTGCTCTCTGCGCAGAGCAGTTTCTTCCGCTCCATGTTCACGTCCAACCTCAAAGAGTCCCACAACCGCTCTATTGAGCTGAAGGATGTCAGTGCCACCGTCTTTCAGCTGCTGATTGACTATATCTATCACGGCACAATTAAACTGAGggtggaggaactgcaggatacCTATGAGATGGCAGATATGTACCAACTGACAGCGCTCTTTGAGGAGTGCTCCCGCTTCCTCTCACGGACAGTAGAGGTCAAGAACTGCCTGCAG GTGATGTGGcttgcagacagacacagtgaCCAGGAGTTGTATACTGCAGCCAAGCATTGTGCTAAGATCCACCTGACCCAGCTGCATCAGACTGAAGAGTTTCAGAATATGCCTCTCTGTCTTCTACTGGACATCATCAAAG ATGGAGTTCCGAGCTCCCAAAATCCAACCATGGCCATCGAGTCGTGGATAAACCACAACaaggtggagagagaggagttcTCTTGTATCCTCCAAGAGAATCTCAAG gAAATAGGTGAGAACGTCCACATTTACCTGATCGGTAAAGAGGAGGCTCGGACTCACTCTTTGGCTGTGTCCCTTCACTGTGACGAGGACGATGCCATCAGTGTGAGTGGACAGAATAGTTTGTGCCATCAAATCACTGCAGCCTGTAAACACGGCGGTGACCTGTACGTGGTGGGGGGGTCCATCCCTCGCCGCATGTGGAAGTGCAACATGCACACCATGGACTGGGAGCGCTGTGCCCCTTTGCCCAGAGATCGCCTCCATCACACCATGGTCTCTGTCTCCTCCGAGGACGCCATCTACTCCCTTGGAGGTAAGACATTACAGGACACACTCTCTAACGCCGTCATCTTCTACACAGTGAAGGACAACATGTGGACAGAGACCAGCCAGCTGGACACAGCGGTGTCTGGGGCTGCGGGTGTTAACTTGGGAGGTACCATTTACCTGCTCGGAGGGGAGGAGAATGACATGGACTTCTTTACTAAGCCGTCTCGACTGATTCAGTGCTTCGACACCGCGTCTCAGAAGTGTCAGATCAAACCTTACATGCTGCCGTTCGCGGGCTGTATGCACGCCGCAGTTCACATGGACGTGATCTTCATCGTGGCAGAGGGAGACTCCCTGGTGTGCTACAACCCTCTGCTGGAGAGCTTCACCCGCCTGCGCTTCCCCGAGGTGTGGAGCTGTGTCCCCTCACTGTGGAAGGTGGCCAGCTGCAACGGCTGCATTTACGTCTTCAGGGACAAATGTAAGAAAGGGGACGCAAACACATTGAAGTTTAACCCAGCGACGTCTGTTGTCTCTGTCATCAGGGGGATTAAAATCCTCCTCACAAACTGGCAGTTTGTTTTGGCCTAA
- the rapsn gene encoding 43 kDa receptor-associated protein of the synapse — translation MNIFMRRLAPEMGQDQTKQQIEKGLRLYQSNQTDKALNVWTKVLEKTSDPGGKFRVLGCLITAHSEMGKYKDMLKYALDQIDTAREMEDPDYLTEGYLNLARSNEKLCDFQKTVSYCKTCLNMQGTTVSLQLNGQVCLSMGNAYLGLSVFQKALESYEKALRYAHNNDDKMLECRVCCSLGNIYIHLKDYEKALFFPCKAAELVNDYGKGWSLKYRAMSQYHMSVAYRKLERLPDAMECCEESMKIALQHGDRPLQALCLLNFADIHRCRRDVDKSFPRYESALAIMTEIGNRLGQSQVYLGVAKCWLLQKEFDKALDSLQRAQELADGMGNKLCTLKVHCLSEGIHRSRGQQEELREQVVKFLQCVEELELYCGMCGEAIGDRDQKLQALPCSHIFHLKCLQTNGTKGCPKCFKSSIKPGFV, via the exons ATGAATATTTTTATGAGGCGCCTTGCACCAGAGATGGGCCAGGACCAAACCAAGCAGCAGATAGAGAAGGGCCTAAGGTTGTACCAGTCCAATCAGACGGACAAAGCTCTGAATGTCTGGACAAAAGTGCTGGAGAAAACCTCGGATCCCGGAGGGAAGTTTCGTGTGTTGGGGTGCCTGATCACAGCTCACTCAGAAATGGGAAAATACAAAGATATGCTGAAG TATGCCCTGGATCAAATCGACACAGCCAGAGAAATGGAAGACCCGGACTATCTGACAGAGGGATACCTGAACTTAGCGCGCAGCAACGAGAAGCTCTGCGACTTCCAGAAAACAGTGTCCTACTGCAAGACCTGCTTGAACATGCAGGGTACCACGGTCAGCCTGCAGCTCAACGGCCAGGTGTGTCTCAGCATGGGGAACGCTTACCTGGGTCTCAGTGTCTTCCAGAAAGCTCTGGAGAGCTACGAGAAGGCCCTGCGCTACGCACACAACAACGACGACAAGATGCTGGAGTGCAGAGTCTGCTGCAGTCTGGGGAACATCTACATTCATCTTAAG GACTATGAGAAGGCCCTGTTCTTCCCCTGCAAGGCAGCTGAGCTCGTCAATGACTATGGCAAAGGTTGGAGCCTCAAGTATCGAGCCATGAGCCAGTACCACATGTCTGTAGCCTACAGGAAACTGGAGCGCCTGCCAGACGCCATGGAGTGCTGTGAG GAATCTATGAAGATTGCTCTGCAGCACGGTGACCGTCCTCTGCAGGCTCTGTGCCTACTGAACTTTGCAGACATACACCGCTGCAGGCGAGACGTTGAT AAATCATTCCCACGGTATGAGTCTGCGCTGGCAATCATGACTGAGATCGGAAACCGTCTGGGACAATCACAAGTCTACCTGGGAGTTGCAAAGTGTTGGCTTTTGCAGAAAGAATTTGACAAG GCTCTCGATTCCCTACAACGAGCACAGGAATTGGCGGATGGGATGGGAAACAAG CTGTGCACGCTGAAGGTCCACTGCCTGAGTGAAGGGATTCATCGGAGCCGGGGTCAGCAGGAGGAGCTCAGAGAGCAGGTGGTGaagttcctgcagtgtgtggaggagctggagctcTATTGCGGCATGTGTGGAGAGGCCATCGGGGACAGGGACCAAAAGCTGCAGGCCTTACCCTGTTCCCACATTTTCCATCTCAA GTGTCTGCAGACAAACGGGACAAAGGGTTGTCCTAAATGTTTCAAGTCCTCCATTAAGCCTGGATTCGTCTGA
- the LOC132972567 gene encoding zinc-binding protein A33-like isoform X1: MAATGSPSEEDLLCPQCKGIYWIPVVLNCDHNICKLCLQKFWELEGCRECPVCRAVAGTGRPPVNLQLKIASDKYRTQMMTGNLEVCCIHSEKLQFFCHSDDEPICLVCQTSSKHKVHKFGPLEEAARQKKKEISDMLEPFKKKLRMLNKTKGQWEETRSYIQTQTDQCERAIKEEFEKLHLFLLEEENTRLTVLKQEEEVKKQVMSEKLENLKDQIKTLSATISDIETALRRRDVPFLQDYKQTKKSVKCVIREPECIRDILINSAQHLGLLGYRVWRKMADTVKHVPITLDPNTAQSNLRCSEELTCVQYSKKQLLPDNPERCTNRVCALGATGFTWGKHSWTVDVGQGKDWYIGVAQESINRKSAVFLNPTEGFWVIGLLNGDSYWAETSPRTRLVLKHKPERITIKVDYDRGKVVFINATDLTTIHTFHDRFTEKIFPYFSPGLYDEEKISSPLTICPLSIRVVLE; encoded by the exons atggcagcaACAGGTTCACCGTCTGAAGAGGACTTGCTTTGTCCTCAGTGCAAGGGGATTTACTGGATTCCCGTTGTCTTAAATTGTGACCACAATATCTGTAAACTTTGTTTACAGAAATTCTGGGAATTGGAAGGATGCAGAGAATGTCCTGTGTGTCGTGCCGTGGCTGGGACTGGGAGGCCTCCTGTCAATTTGCAACTAAAGATAGCTTCGGACAAATATCGAACACAGATGATGACCGGGAATCTGGAAGTTTGTTGTATTCACTccgagaagcttcagtttttttgtcaCAGTGACGACGAGCCCATCTGTCTCGTCTGCCAAACATCATCAAAGCATAAAGTTCACAAGTTCGGCCCGTTGGAGGAGGCAGCACGACAGAAAAAG aaagaaaTATCAGACATGCTGGAGCCCTTCAAGAAAAAGCTCAGAATGCTAAACAAGACAAAGGGGCAGTGGGAGGAAACAAGGAGCTACATACAG ACCCAAACcgatcagtgtgagagagcgaTTAAGGAGGAGTTTGAGAAGCTACACCTGTTCCTGTTAGAGGAGGAAAACACCAGGCTGACGGTGctcaaacaggaggaggaagtgaagaaGCAGGTGATGAGCGAGAAGCTGGAAAACCTCAAGGACCAGATCAAAACCCTCTCCGCCACCATCAGTGATATCGAGACGGCCCTCAGAAGGAGGGATGTACCTTTCTTACAG GACTACAAGCAGACAAAGAAAAG tgtCAAATGTGTCATCCGGGAGCCGGAGTGCATCAGAGATATCCTGATCAACTCTGCACAACATTTGGGGTTACTGGGGTACAGAGTGTGGAGGAAGATGGCTGACACCGTCAAACATG TTCCCATCACTCTGGATCCAAACACTGCTCAGTCCAACCTGAGGTGCTCTGAGGAGCTGACCTGTGTGCAGTACAGCAAGAAGCAGCTCCTACCTGACAACCCTGAGCGCTGCACCAACCGCGTGTGTGCGCTGGGTGCCACCGGCTTCACGTGGGGAAAACACAGCTGGACTGTAGATGTGGGCCAAGGCAAAGACTGGTACATCGGTGTGGCCCAGGAGTCAATCAACAGGAAGAGCGCTGTCTTCCTCAACCCCACTGAGGGATTCTGGGTGATCGGCCTGCTAAACGGAGACTCATACTGGGCCGAGACCTCGCCTCGCACCAGGCTTGTGTTGAAACACAAGCCTGAGAGGATTACTATTAAAGTGGACTATGACAGAGGGAAAGTAGTCTTCATTAATGCGACTGATTTGACAACAATCCACACGTTCCATGACAGATTTACAGAGAAGATTTTCCCCTATTTCTCCCCTGGGCTGTATGATGAGGAAAAAATCTCCAGCCCATTGACTATCTGTCCTCTGTCAATACGTGTGGTGTTAGAATAA
- the LOC132972567 gene encoding zinc-binding protein A33-like isoform X2, giving the protein MAATGSPSEEDLLCPQCKGIYWIPVVLNCDHNICKLCLQKFWELEGCRECPVCRAVAGTGRPPVNLQLKIASDKYRTQMMTGNLEVCCIHSEKLQFFCHSDDEPICLVCQTSSKHKVHKFGPLEEAARQKKTQTDQCERAIKEEFEKLHLFLLEEENTRLTVLKQEEEVKKQVMSEKLENLKDQIKTLSATISDIETALRRRDVPFLQDYKQTKKSVKCVIREPECIRDILINSAQHLGLLGYRVWRKMADTVKHVPITLDPNTAQSNLRCSEELTCVQYSKKQLLPDNPERCTNRVCALGATGFTWGKHSWTVDVGQGKDWYIGVAQESINRKSAVFLNPTEGFWVIGLLNGDSYWAETSPRTRLVLKHKPERITIKVDYDRGKVVFINATDLTTIHTFHDRFTEKIFPYFSPGLYDEEKISSPLTICPLSIRVVLE; this is encoded by the exons atggcagcaACAGGTTCACCGTCTGAAGAGGACTTGCTTTGTCCTCAGTGCAAGGGGATTTACTGGATTCCCGTTGTCTTAAATTGTGACCACAATATCTGTAAACTTTGTTTACAGAAATTCTGGGAATTGGAAGGATGCAGAGAATGTCCTGTGTGTCGTGCCGTGGCTGGGACTGGGAGGCCTCCTGTCAATTTGCAACTAAAGATAGCTTCGGACAAATATCGAACACAGATGATGACCGGGAATCTGGAAGTTTGTTGTATTCACTccgagaagcttcagtttttttgtcaCAGTGACGACGAGCCCATCTGTCTCGTCTGCCAAACATCATCAAAGCATAAAGTTCACAAGTTCGGCCCGTTGGAGGAGGCAGCACGACAGAAAAAG ACCCAAACcgatcagtgtgagagagcgaTTAAGGAGGAGTTTGAGAAGCTACACCTGTTCCTGTTAGAGGAGGAAAACACCAGGCTGACGGTGctcaaacaggaggaggaagtgaagaaGCAGGTGATGAGCGAGAAGCTGGAAAACCTCAAGGACCAGATCAAAACCCTCTCCGCCACCATCAGTGATATCGAGACGGCCCTCAGAAGGAGGGATGTACCTTTCTTACAG GACTACAAGCAGACAAAGAAAAG tgtCAAATGTGTCATCCGGGAGCCGGAGTGCATCAGAGATATCCTGATCAACTCTGCACAACATTTGGGGTTACTGGGGTACAGAGTGTGGAGGAAGATGGCTGACACCGTCAAACATG TTCCCATCACTCTGGATCCAAACACTGCTCAGTCCAACCTGAGGTGCTCTGAGGAGCTGACCTGTGTGCAGTACAGCAAGAAGCAGCTCCTACCTGACAACCCTGAGCGCTGCACCAACCGCGTGTGTGCGCTGGGTGCCACCGGCTTCACGTGGGGAAAACACAGCTGGACTGTAGATGTGGGCCAAGGCAAAGACTGGTACATCGGTGTGGCCCAGGAGTCAATCAACAGGAAGAGCGCTGTCTTCCTCAACCCCACTGAGGGATTCTGGGTGATCGGCCTGCTAAACGGAGACTCATACTGGGCCGAGACCTCGCCTCGCACCAGGCTTGTGTTGAAACACAAGCCTGAGAGGATTACTATTAAAGTGGACTATGACAGAGGGAAAGTAGTCTTCATTAATGCGACTGATTTGACAACAATCCACACGTTCCATGACAGATTTACAGAGAAGATTTTCCCCTATTTCTCCCCTGGGCTGTATGATGAGGAAAAAATCTCCAGCCCATTGACTATCTGTCCTCTGTCAATACGTGTGGTGTTAGAATAA